The window AAcatcaaatcccagctctgtcactgcGAGTCCCTGTGACCCCGGGCAAGGTattctccctgtgcctctctgtAGAATGGGGACGATGATAATAACGTGATCCTAGAAAGTTGTGGGTAATGTATACAACACTCTGCAGGATAACGTCTGTTCCAGATGTAAATCTACTAAATATTATGGTTAATTACTGTTACTATTTTGAGGTTCAGAAACCCAATTGCAAACTTTGCCCCTACGGCTGTTGAATCTCGTGAAGAGTTCTTTTGGGATGTCCCAACACCAAAAAGTGAAATCTCTGCTCAAGCCGACATCTACCTTGAAAGGTGGCATCATTCACGCCCCATTTCTAAAGAGCCAGATACTGGtgcaggcaggggctggagggcagggtctATAGAACTCACTCTTTCTGTACTCCCCACTTTTAAAGACGCTGTTTGGGATCATTACAACCAAGAAATAAGAACAGCTATTACGTATCAGATACCTGGTCATTGTTTTGAGTTAAGCCGACCCCCTCTTAAGTTTGCTAGAAGTCACACACAATTACATGGGGGAAATCTGACCCTCAAGCTCTTCACTCTAAATACACTTCACATAtgtaaagatacaaaaaaaaaaaaaaaaaaaaaaaaaaaaaggaagctgataGCCATTTGagtgcctttaaaaataattctaaagctGTAACTCTATGTCCAAGCAAATGGGTTTCCAAACCGCACTTTGTATTCCACCTTTGGCAAGGAAGGGTTTCAGAAGGCAAATATTATCGGGCCTGCCTCATTGCAATGGGACTAGGCACTTGGTTTCAATCGATTCTTTCCTGGCTAGCTGGTTTCCTATGTGGGCTGCTACTGGGCACACTCCAAGACATTACTTAATCACATCTGTGAGAGAACTGCTTAAAGACTACACGTCCCAGTTGTGGCTAATCTGTTGAATTTCTTGAGGAGCAAAATGCATTCTTGGGTCAGCATTAACATAAGCATATTACTCATTAATCATTAAAAGCCACTGAGCTTGAGATCGTCAAAAGAATCTTAacttaaaatgagaaagaaaaaatattttctttcagtagcAGAATATAGCCttcaagtatttttcttctgtaatgttTTACAATGTAATTCATAATAACCTCGACTTTGGAATAACCCTTCTTCAGTCAATGGATTCCTCTCTCTTGGGCACGTGGCTTTATTTAGTTTTACAGCATCTTTTTCATCACCTGTGCAGGAACAATGACACGTGCAAGTCATGTTGCCAGTTAACTTGCCAGAGACACCTggcatcataaaaaaaaaaaaaaaaaggaggtaactCAGTCTAGAAGATGTGTCTATTTTGGCTAGTCCTTCTGTGTTCCCTTTCACCTGAGAGCAGGAGTGGGATGCACTGGTTAGATATGGACAACGTGGCAGGAAGAGCAGTCATCTGGTGACAGGAGGTCAAACCCAGGCCCCCCTGCTGTTCACAGTATGATTATAAGGCGAGTTATCTCATGTCTTGGCTCATCAGTTCTCCATTTGCTCTGACTCCCACATGCTTGTTATGGGGGAAATGAAATAACTCCTTTGAAAACATCTGGGAAAGTTtcatggggggcgggggcattATGCAATTGTGAAAGGTAATAATGTACAAGTCCATCAGACACACTCTCTCCCTGCTGATGTGGCTGGTCATAGGattccattctcttctttgcCTACCAGGGAGTAAAGGCCAACTacctcctccccccaaataacTACGATTTGGTACAATGGGCAATTAACGTGACCTACTACAAAGGCACCTACTTGGGTTGactgtggatagaactagaatatGTTTTAAGTTCCAGAAAATAGCTGTTCGAAAGCCAGAGAATTCACATTCTGTTGCAGAATTAACTGTgtaagggagaggggaaaagatgaCGTAGAAAGGTGGGCAGAACATTGTTTCAAGTTGGAAAAAAGTGATATGGGAGAAAGAAGATGGAAGGGTCCCGGAGGAAACAATAACTGTTGCCTTTGTACTAGGAAGCTGGTCATTAAATCCAACCTTGAAAGAGCCATAACACAAgacaattacaagaaaaataattataatcaatAATGCAAATAAAGAGGAAACAAGGCAAGATTAAGTGACAAGCCCAAGGTCATACATatggtggagagcagagctgggatccaAGATGTCCAATCCGAAGGCCACCTTCTTAGCTACTACAAACACAGCCTCCAGTGTAATCACTGGTAGAAGGCAAGGATATCTATTGTTGCAAATCCCATCAATGATGCTATTTAACTTGTGTATGACGCCACCACATTAGAGCGAGTTAGACCTAACACAAACTACAGTTCAGTGCTTGGATGTAGACTGATACAGAAACCTTCCTACTGGACGGCAGTTCTGAAGCAGACTGAACATTCCAAGGGCAGATGTGATTTTCAAACACCAGAGATAGTGGGTGGGTTACTCCaatgcttaacttctctgagctacATGGGCAACTTCCTGTTGCCACCACTATTCCCAGGCCTTTTTTGGAGTGACTCCTTTGGGCTTGTGATGCCCCTTCGTAGAAACAGTATTAGAAGTGACAATTGGAAGGACGATGTATGTCCTGTAAAGTTTTCATGATCCAACCTTAAGTAGACTATCTGGAATACCAAATTCAATCCATATGGGGATTAAGATTATGGGAAACCTATGTACAGTCtggaaggatttaaaaaaaaaagaataaaaatgatttacatGACAAGGTGGCAAAATCACGAGTGACCGATTTACTGCAAACTTGACGTAAATGTTATAAGACAGTCCATATAGTGGGACACATTGTCTTTGGAGATTTTCCCGTTTTCCCAGTGGCTGCCCCCTACTGTGAGGTGTCCCTGGCAATCCACACCACACCCTGAGTTGGAAGCCTGCACTTCCATTCCAGGTCCCAAGATGCACGCTGCTACGCCAATGTCGGGTAGACCTGAACATACTTACTCTTGCAACAGTGCTTGCGGGGGGGACACTGAGTTCATTAAAGGGGGTGACATTTCTTCAGGATAATAATCTGTCCTCTGTGGTTCAATCCcaggttctattttaatttttttctgtaatatagGCTTCTCATAGGATTCAATTACAggtactaaaaaataaaaatagaaaagtcacTCCATGTACAATTTACcaatttcagcttttaaaagttTAGTGCACAGCTTCTACCTACAACGCTGATGTGTGGAGTATCTGTTTGCCTTTAGCAAAATTATGGCAGAAACAAATCTGCGGGGTGTGTTTCCCCTGACAACCACTCTGGCAGCAAGTGGCATGCATATAGGAAGCTGGACTTTGAGCACATCAGCCCCCAAATGGTTCTTCCTTAGGAATTTGCGTTATCACCTTTTAACCCCATAGTCTTCTGCCTCCAAACAGCCAGTAAACGAGGCGGCTTTTAGTAACCTTTAGTTATCACCATGAACAAAggcatttattaaattaatgtcTTTTTTGGTTGGCATTCAATGAAGCAAAATATAAAGTCGGGATCTTTAGTATCTCAAAGTTGACAATTACGCGGTAAAAGTAACCATTTCATGGCATTCATTAAACAGCCTGATTCTTGGGAGCTCTTCCAGTATCAACacttgccccccctcccccaacaaaagGAAACGCCTCAGGCGGGCAGGCTCTAAGGGGAATGGCTCCTTGAAGAGTACAGGGGTGCTGTCGCTGCCTCCTCTGTGGCCCCGCGGAGCCAGCCGGTGGGCGCAGACCCCGATGCTAGGCGGGAGCCGCAGAGCTGTCCCCAGTGGCGGTTACCTTGCATGCTGCTATTTGAGTTTTCCATCTCCTCCGACAAAGAGACCATGAGCGGCTGCTGGAGGTGGCTGGTGTACATGAAGGGGACCGGCTGCACCACGACGGGCTGGATGACGGGCAGGATCCCGGGGCTGCGGATGCCGTGCCGGGACAGGGCGGCGGCCATCACCGGGGGCATGGACAGCGGCACGCCGAAGGGCTGCACGCCCGGGGGAGGCGGCGAGTACTTCTTCATCGGTGGGCTGGAAGAAGGCATGCTCAGGCCAGGCGAGGCTCTCCGGTGCGAGGGCTGGAACTTCAGTGAGGAAGGAGAATTCCCCGCAGAGGGCGGCGAACTCCGCTTGTTCACGGTCAGGTCCACTGGCTCCATCTGCATCCCGTGAGACAGGGCCTCCGGGGTCTGGAAGAACTTATCAGGTAATGGCGTGGAGTAGATGACTCCG is drawn from Panthera leo isolate Ple1 chromosome B1, P.leo_Ple1_pat1.1, whole genome shotgun sequence and contains these coding sequences:
- the KLF3 gene encoding Krueppel-like factor 3, whose protein sequence is MLMFDPVPVKQEAMDPVSVSYPSNYMESMKPNKYGVIYSTPLPDKFFQTPEALSHGMQMEPVDLTVNKRSSPPSAGNSPSSLKFQPSHRRASPGLSMPSSSPPMKKYSPPPPGVQPFGVPLSMPPVMAAALSRHGIRSPGILPVIQPVVVQPVPFMYTSHLQQPLMVSLSEEMENSNSSMQVPVIESYEKPILQKKIKIEPGIEPQRTDYYPEEMSPPLMNSVSPPQALLQENHPSVIVQPGKRPLPVESPDTQRKRRIHRCDYDGCNKVYTKSSHLKAHRRTHTGEKPYKCTWEGCTWKFARSDELTRHFRKHTGIKPFQCPDCDRSFSRSDHLALHRKRHMLV